Below is a window of candidate division WOR-3 bacterium DNA.
CTGGAGGGATTTGAACCCCCAACCCTCCGGTTTGGAGCCGGATGCTCTGCCGTTAGAGCTACAGGCCTAAACATTATAAATACCAAAAAGTCCAAAGTACCTAAATACCTAAAGATAAAATCAATAGGACTTTAAGGTATATCAGATTATCAGAATCTCGCGGAATCACTTTACTTCCTTGTGCAGCGTGTGCTTCCGGCAGAATTTACAGTATTTTTTAATCTCTAACCGCGACTGTTTTTTCTTATCCTTAGTCGTTGTATAATTTCTATTATTACAATTCGTGCAGGCAAGGCTGATGATCACTCTCATATTATCCC
It encodes the following:
- the rpmG gene encoding 50S ribosomal protein L33 gives rise to the protein MRVIISLACTNCNNRNYTTTKDKKKQSRLEIKKYCKFCRKHTLHKEVK